A window of the Thiomicrospira microaerophila genome harbors these coding sequences:
- a CDS encoding metal ABC transporter permease translates to MYEIWILITASLVAASCALVGSLLILRRMALLGDAISHSVLLGIVLVYLLFDQTSLVWMLTGATLIGLLTAWLSQFIQQKTHLAPDASLGLVFTWFFALAIVLIALYADHIHLDHEHVLFGEMAFIPFNPLIIDGENWGPKAFWLAALVLTLNLTILVIGYQRFKLTSFHPALATSLGIHTVFWHYLLMTMVSVTAVASFDLVGSILVIALMVIPAASAYLIAKSLKQMMIFALIYAQSSVLIGFGLAWWLDTSLSASMAVAAGLLFIASFLLRIKWGAQSR, encoded by the coding sequence ATGTATGAAATCTGGATTTTAATTACCGCCTCTTTAGTCGCTGCCTCTTGCGCGCTGGTCGGTAGTTTGCTGATTTTACGACGCATGGCTTTGCTGGGAGATGCTATCAGTCACTCTGTATTGTTAGGGATTGTTTTGGTTTACCTGTTATTCGATCAAACCTCCTTGGTTTGGATGCTAACAGGCGCAACGTTGATAGGCTTACTCACCGCATGGCTTAGCCAATTTATCCAACAAAAAACCCATCTTGCCCCTGATGCCAGCTTAGGCCTGGTTTTTACTTGGTTTTTTGCTTTAGCTATCGTATTGATTGCGCTTTATGCCGACCATATCCATCTAGACCATGAACACGTTTTATTCGGCGAAATGGCTTTTATTCCTTTTAACCCGCTAATCATAGATGGCGAAAATTGGGGCCCGAAAGCTTTTTGGTTAGCCGCGTTAGTTTTAACGCTCAATCTGACCATTTTAGTTATTGGTTATCAACGCTTTAAGCTGACCAGTTTTCATCCGGCTTTAGCAACCAGCTTAGGCATTCATACCGTATTTTGGCACTATCTGCTGATGACGATGGTCTCCGTCACTGCTGTAGCCTCATTTGATCTTGTTGGTTCTATTCTTGTTATCGCACTGATGGTTATTCCTGCAGCCAGCGCATACCTTATAGCCAAATCCCTTAAACAAATGATGATTTTTGCGCTAATCTACGCACAATCTTCTGTGTTGATCGGTTTTGGGCTTGCTTGGTGGCTAGATACCTCGCTTTCTGCTTCAATGGCTGTAGCAGCAGGCCTGCTCTTTATTGCAAGCTTTCTTTTAAGGATAAAATGGGGCGCACAAAGCCGATGA
- a CDS encoding diguanylate cyclase: MRYILKLFIIFLPWFYSHPLSASDKKTLNFGVFSFLGEDATRDKFEPIVDYLNQQLQDEYLKLHVLPHEQLLDSIRLGKIDIVATNPTHFLLARQQFNVSGAIATLVESHQGEPVYQLGGAIITLSERTDLNRISDLKNRRIGIPSKFNMGGYRTQAYELHQAGINLTKGVSFIELGTHQAVVDAVISKQIDAGFIRDGVLESLIQQHSIPADLIKVLQPQPHPNFKHQVSTRLYPEWPIFALQHVEERAVRHLASALFSLEPEHPAAQKAGIYGFTIPADYFTVEELARALRLPPFDQAPDFTFADTWQRWSNIYWLLLGGVLASILFTFFVIAALKREKAEHARFERLLSTLGEGVYGADRDGKCIFINPAALQMLGLTEKKQVLGKNQHDMFHHHYPNGKVYPQDECPIQKTTEDGQVRRSEEWFFRADGEGFPVSLVVTPLYEKNKISGSVIAFQDITELKNLQKQLENQARFDSLTGLPNRGYLLENIQNEFNRIKRHHTKAILIMADLDKFKSINDQYGHAIGDQVLKDFAHLMSNNLRKTDIFGRFGGEEFVILLTETDLYHGKILAERLRHNVSEHVVKVDQLQIKFTVSLGMVELNAKSENIETALTYADKALYQAKNAGRNRIEIYKSNL; the protein is encoded by the coding sequence ATGAGATATATTCTTAAACTATTTATAATTTTTCTGCCTTGGTTTTATAGCCACCCCCTTTCTGCAAGCGATAAAAAAACGCTTAACTTTGGTGTATTTAGCTTTTTAGGCGAAGACGCCACACGAGATAAATTTGAACCGATCGTGGACTACTTGAACCAGCAACTTCAAGACGAATACCTAAAACTCCATGTACTGCCGCATGAGCAATTGCTTGATTCCATTAGACTTGGCAAGATTGATATCGTTGCGACCAACCCGACTCATTTTTTACTAGCTAGACAGCAGTTTAATGTATCTGGTGCCATCGCAACCTTAGTTGAATCCCATCAAGGCGAGCCGGTCTATCAACTAGGTGGAGCAATTATTACTCTGTCCGAACGAACTGACCTTAACCGCATCAGCGACCTAAAAAATCGCCGCATCGGCATTCCTTCTAAATTTAATATGGGCGGCTATCGAACTCAAGCCTATGAATTGCACCAAGCCGGCATAAACCTAACCAAAGGAGTTAGTTTTATCGAACTCGGCACCCATCAGGCGGTGGTTGATGCCGTCATTAGCAAACAAATCGATGCCGGCTTCATTCGAGACGGTGTTCTCGAATCACTTATCCAACAACATAGCATTCCGGCTGACTTGATTAAGGTGCTACAACCTCAACCTCATCCCAATTTTAAACACCAGGTGTCCACTCGGCTCTATCCGGAATGGCCTATTTTTGCGCTTCAACATGTTGAGGAGCGAGCAGTTCGTCATCTCGCTTCAGCACTTTTCTCACTTGAACCTGAGCACCCTGCCGCGCAAAAGGCGGGTATTTATGGTTTTACTATACCTGCTGATTATTTTACAGTTGAAGAACTTGCAAGAGCGCTTAGGCTGCCGCCCTTTGACCAAGCGCCTGACTTCACCTTTGCAGATACTTGGCAACGTTGGAGCAATATATATTGGCTTTTACTGGGCGGTGTGCTTGCCAGTATTTTGTTCACTTTTTTTGTGATCGCCGCGTTAAAGCGAGAAAAAGCAGAACATGCACGCTTTGAGCGACTATTATCGACCCTAGGCGAGGGCGTATATGGTGCAGACCGAGATGGAAAATGTATCTTTATCAACCCCGCCGCACTCCAAATGCTAGGTTTAACCGAAAAAAAACAGGTATTAGGCAAAAATCAACATGATATGTTTCATCACCATTATCCGAATGGTAAAGTCTATCCGCAAGATGAATGCCCCATACAAAAAACCACAGAAGACGGTCAAGTGCGCAGGTCAGAAGAATGGTTTTTCCGCGCTGATGGCGAAGGCTTTCCTGTCAGCTTGGTTGTAACCCCCTTATATGAAAAAAACAAAATAAGCGGCTCTGTGATTGCATTTCAAGACATCACAGAATTAAAAAATTTGCAAAAACAATTGGAAAATCAAGCTCGATTTGACTCATTGACCGGTTTACCAAATCGAGGCTATCTGCTAGAAAATATTCAGAATGAATTCAACCGAATAAAACGCCACCACACCAAAGCCATACTAATTATGGCGGATCTGGATAAATTTAAATCGATTAATGATCAATACGGTCATGCTATTGGTGATCAAGTACTCAAAGATTTTGCACATCTGATGTCAAATAATTTAAGAAAAACTGATATTTTTGGTCGTTTTGGCGGTGAGGAGTTTGTAATATTACTTACAGAAACGGACCTTTATCATGGCAAAATACTTGCCGAGCGACTTCGTCATAATGTAAGTGAGCATGTTGTTAAGGTTGATCAACTGCAAATTAAGTTTACCGTGAGTCTTGGAATGGTTGAACTGAATGCTAAAAGCGAAAACATTGAAACTGCACTCACTTATGCCGATAAAGCCCTTTACCAAGCAAAAAATGCTGGGCGCAATCGTATAGAAATTTACAAATCTAACCTATAA
- the lysS gene encoding lysine--tRNA ligase, whose protein sequence is MSEQNTAPELDENKIIAERRAKLDGLRQAGQAYPNTFRRDVLAMDLQNEYGNKTKEELAAMEPVRVKVAGRMMLRRIMGKASFATLQDMSGRIQAYVMRDELPEGFYNEQFKKWDLGDIVGVSGYLFKTNTDELSIHVESIELITKSLRPLPDKFHGLQDQEVRYRQRYLDLIMSEQSRKTFEIRSKVIHGMREFFVRKGFMEVETPMMQVIPGGASAKPFVTHHNALDMPLFLRIAPELYLKRLLVGGFEKVFEINRNFRNEGLSTRHNPEFTMVEFYEAYADYIDMMDYTEEMFKELAQMVLGSGEVPYQGQVFHFDKPFARITMKDSIALYNEGVKAEDLDDIEYCISLAEKLKIDIRPGYGLGKIQTEIFEETVEHRLMDPTFITEYPAEVSPLARRNDANPFVTDRFELFIGGRELANGFSELNDAEDQAERFMDQVRAKESGDDEAMHYDADFITALEHGMPPAAGQGIGIDRLVMLFTDAASIKDVLLFPHMRPA, encoded by the coding sequence ATGTCAGAACAAAATACTGCCCCTGAGTTAGACGAAAACAAAATTATTGCTGAACGTCGTGCCAAACTAGACGGTTTACGTCAAGCCGGTCAGGCCTATCCAAATACCTTTCGTCGTGATGTATTGGCGATGGATTTACAAAACGAATATGGCAATAAAACCAAAGAAGAGTTAGCGGCGATGGAGCCGGTGCGTGTTAAGGTCGCGGGTCGCATGATGTTGCGTCGAATCATGGGCAAAGCCAGCTTTGCAACGCTGCAAGACATGTCTGGCCGTATTCAGGCGTATGTAATGCGTGATGAATTACCGGAAGGCTTTTATAACGAGCAATTTAAAAAATGGGACTTAGGCGATATCGTCGGGGTGAGTGGCTATCTGTTTAAAACCAATACCGATGAACTCTCTATTCATGTAGAGTCGATTGAATTGATTACCAAGTCTTTACGCCCATTGCCTGACAAGTTTCACGGATTACAAGACCAAGAAGTGCGTTATCGTCAGCGCTATCTTGATTTGATTATGTCAGAACAAAGCCGCAAAACCTTTGAAATTCGTTCTAAAGTGATTCACGGTATGCGTGAGTTTTTTGTGCGTAAAGGTTTTATGGAAGTTGAAACACCGATGATGCAAGTGATTCCTGGCGGTGCTTCCGCCAAGCCGTTTGTTACCCATCATAATGCCCTTGATATGCCGTTGTTTTTACGTATTGCGCCGGAACTTTATCTCAAGCGTTTGTTAGTCGGGGGCTTTGAAAAGGTATTTGAAATCAATCGTAACTTCCGTAACGAAGGCCTATCGACCCGCCATAATCCCGAATTCACCATGGTTGAGTTTTATGAAGCTTATGCCGATTATATCGACATGATGGATTACACTGAAGAAATGTTCAAAGAATTGGCGCAAATGGTGTTGGGTTCGGGTGAAGTGCCGTATCAAGGACAAGTTTTCCATTTTGACAAGCCGTTTGCACGCATTACGATGAAAGATTCAATTGCGCTTTATAACGAGGGTGTAAAGGCTGAAGATTTGGATGATATTGAATATTGCATTTCGTTAGCGGAAAAACTCAAAATAGACATCAGGCCTGGTTATGGTTTAGGCAAAATTCAAACCGAAATCTTTGAAGAAACCGTTGAGCATCGTCTAATGGATCCAACTTTCATCACCGAATACCCGGCAGAAGTTTCACCTTTAGCGCGTCGTAACGATGCCAATCCGTTTGTAACCGATCGGTTTGAATTGTTTATCGGTGGCCGTGAATTGGCGAATGGTTTCTCGGAACTCAACGATGCCGAAGATCAAGCCGAGCGTTTTATGGATCAGGTTCGTGCGAAAGAATCGGGTGATGATGAAGCGATGCATTATGATGCGGATTTTATCACCGCGCTCGAACACGGCATGCCACCGGCAGCGGGGCAGGGAATCGGTATTGATCGTTTAGTCATGCTATTTACCGATGCAGCCAGTATTAAGGATGTGCTTCTATTTCCGCACATGCGCCCAGCGTAA
- the prfB gene encoding peptide chain release factor 2 (programmed frameshift) — MELNPIYNRIEDYSARSQVLRGYLDYESKAERLVEVGRELEDPKIWDNPERAQALGKEKVQLDKIVGTLDDLAGGLEACKELLEMAEADQDQAMVDEVETELKDLQAKLDELEFQRMFSGEMDANNCYLEIQSGSGGTEAQDWASMLLRMYLRWIEDKGFKADVLEVSDGDVAGIKGATIHVVGDYAYGWMRTETGVHRLVRKSPFDSGNRRHTSFASVFISPEVDDNVEIDINPADLRIDVYRASGAGGQHVNKTESAVRITHLPTNTVVQCQNGRSQHQNKDEAFKQLRAKLYELEMQKRNSEKQTLEDSKSDIGWGSQIRSYVLDSGRIKDLRTGVETGNTSAVLDGDLDQFIEASLKAGL, encoded by the exons ATGGAATTAAACCCGATTTACAATCGAATTGAAGATTATAGCGCCCGAAGTCAAGTGCTTAGGGGGTATCTT GACTATGAGAGCAAAGCCGAGCGTTTAGTGGAGGTTGGGCGAGAGCTTGAAGACCCTAAAATTTGGGATAATCCTGAACGTGCGCAAGCCTTAGGCAAAGAAAAGGTCCAGCTTGATAAAATTGTCGGCACGCTGGATGACTTGGCCGGTGGTCTAGAGGCCTGTAAAGAGTTACTTGAAATGGCTGAGGCAGACCAGGATCAAGCGATGGTTGATGAAGTGGAAACCGAGCTGAAGGATCTGCAAGCCAAGCTAGATGAACTTGAGTTTCAACGCATGTTTTCCGGTGAGATGGATGCCAATAACTGTTACCTTGAAATTCAATCTGGTTCAGGTGGCACAGAGGCTCAAGACTGGGCCAGCATGTTATTGCGGATGTATTTGCGCTGGATTGAAGACAAGGGCTTTAAAGCCGACGTGCTTGAGGTGTCGGATGGCGATGTCGCCGGCATAAAAGGTGCGACGATTCATGTAGTGGGTGACTATGCTTATGGCTGGATGCGTACCGAAACCGGGGTGCATCGTTTAGTGCGAAAATCACCGTTTGACTCAGGCAATCGTCGTCATACCTCGTTTGCATCGGTATTTATCTCGCCAGAAGTCGATGATAACGTCGAGATTGATATTAATCCGGCCGACTTGCGGATTGATGTGTATCGCGCCAGTGGTGCCGGTGGTCAGCACGTTAACAAAACCGAATCTGCCGTGCGTATCACCCACTTGCCAACCAATACCGTGGTGCAATGTCAAAACGGGCGCTCGCAACATCAAAACAAAGATGAGGCCTTTAAGCAGCTACGTGCGAAACTTTATGAGCTGGAGATGCAAAAGCGTAACAGCGAAAAACAAACGCTAGAAGATTCGAAGTCCGATATCGGCTGGGGCAGTCAAATCCGCTCTTATGTATTGGATTCCGGTCGAATTAAAGACTTGCGAACCGGGGTTGAAACCGGAAATACCAGCGCCGTGTTAGACGGTGATCTTGATCAGTTTATTGAAGCCAGCTTAAAAGCCGGTTTGTAA
- a CDS encoding DUF5610 domain-containing protein, with product MPIQSIDSGANAYQRNTPIETNTKSKQTQDKQGLKVEIGGVEQQASKETLKIQAQASIIQHLFGEGAPKDQNALKILFQEAIDKINQALEADLGPNAISAEKLAEQGGMEYWSPENTAGRIVQGTTAFFEAFKQSNPNLEGEALLDRFLSVIGGGIESGFKDATDMLKGFGVFEGSVKDNAEKTYELAQKGLQDFREQQMEKMGLTSKSE from the coding sequence ATGCCCATTCAATCGATTGATTCAGGTGCGAATGCCTATCAACGCAATACACCCATTGAGACAAATACTAAGTCAAAACAAACTCAAGACAAGCAAGGCCTAAAAGTTGAAATTGGCGGTGTTGAGCAACAAGCTTCAAAAGAAACCTTAAAAATCCAAGCTCAAGCCAGTATTATTCAACACCTATTTGGTGAGGGTGCACCCAAGGATCAAAACGCATTAAAAATCCTGTTTCAAGAAGCCATAGATAAAATTAACCAAGCACTTGAAGCTGATTTGGGACCTAACGCGATTAGTGCCGAAAAATTAGCTGAACAAGGCGGCATGGAATACTGGTCGCCTGAAAATACCGCCGGTCGAATCGTTCAGGGCACCACTGCTTTTTTCGAAGCCTTTAAACAATCCAACCCTAACCTTGAAGGTGAAGCGCTGCTCGATCGTTTCTTGAGCGTCATTGGGGGGGGAATTGAGTCCGGCTTCAAAGATGCCACCGATATGCTAAAAGGCTTTGGCGTTTTCGAAGGCAGTGTCAAAGACAACGCTGAAAAAACCTATGAGTTGGCGCAAAAAGGATTGCAAGACTTTAGAGAACAGCAAATGGAAAAAATGGGGTTGACATCAAAATCTGAATAA
- a CDS encoding universal stress protein, with the protein MEALEQKWVMACIDGSTMTNAVVDTAAWIAQKVNSPLELMHTIEHGLLLDKTDRSASFTPNMRENLMLELSEEERTESKRLIAEGKQMLETQKQRLKNKLSKEIITKQRHGDLSDALQGVENEIRVLVIGLRGEDHGNQEQAIGAQLEATIRALHKPIYIVNGAYVEPKSLMLAYNDTDAARQALKFVCESPLYAEMEIHLVHVNDKSSIGQPILEAAEVALKRSGRHYKTALLSGDAQTALINYQATHDIDLTVMGAFSHGALHKLFFGSFTLKMLMHSHKSMLLIR; encoded by the coding sequence ATGGAAGCCTTAGAACAAAAGTGGGTCATGGCCTGTATTGATGGTTCAACGATGACGAATGCCGTGGTCGATACCGCCGCTTGGATTGCGCAGAAAGTGAACTCACCGCTAGAGTTAATGCATACTATTGAACATGGGTTGTTATTGGACAAGACAGATCGTTCTGCTAGTTTTACACCTAATATGCGCGAAAATTTGATGCTAGAGCTGTCTGAAGAAGAGCGAACTGAAAGTAAGCGTTTAATTGCTGAAGGCAAGCAAATGCTTGAAACACAAAAGCAGCGGTTAAAAAATAAGCTATCTAAAGAAATAATCACCAAACAACGTCATGGTGATTTGTCTGACGCCTTGCAAGGGGTTGAGAATGAAATCCGTGTATTGGTGATTGGTCTGCGCGGTGAAGACCATGGTAACCAAGAGCAAGCGATAGGCGCGCAGTTGGAAGCGACCATTCGTGCTTTGCATAAGCCGATTTATATTGTGAACGGGGCGTATGTCGAGCCTAAAAGTCTTATGTTGGCGTATAACGATACTGATGCGGCACGTCAGGCCTTAAAGTTTGTTTGTGAAAGTCCTCTGTATGCTGAGATGGAAATTCATCTAGTGCATGTGAATGACAAATCATCTATTGGACAGCCTATTTTAGAGGCAGCGGAAGTGGCGTTAAAGCGTTCAGGGCGGCATTACAAAACCGCCTTGTTAAGTGGTGATGCACAAACGGCATTAATTAACTATCAAGCGACTCATGATATTGATTTAACGGTGATGGGCGCGTTTAGTCATGGCGCGTTGCATAAACTGTTTTTTGGTAGTTTTACGCTAAAAATGTTGATGCATAGTCACAAGTCTATGTTATTGATTCGTTAA
- a CDS encoding SulP family inorganic anion transporter: protein MLLSQKKKDWLGNVRGDVLAGIVVALALIPEAIAFSIIAGVDPKVGLYASFTIAVVIAIVGGRPGMISAATAATALLMINLVKDHGLEYLLAAGVLAGILQILAGYLRMDRFTSFISRSVMVGFLNALAILIFMSQLPELTNVTWHVYALTAFGLLIVYLFPYIPKIGQMIPSPLVVIIVLTALVLAMGIDVRTIGDMGDLPDSIPVFLIPDVPFNLDTLWIILPYSVAIAIVGLLESLMTAQVIDEMTDTDSDKARECKGQGVANIASSFTGGMAGCAMIGQSVINVKSGGRGRLSTFVAGAALLVFVVFVSDYLSLVPMAALVAIMIMVSIGTFSWTSIPEMRTNPFSATIVMLATVIITVWTHNLAFGVISGVVIAALFMAYRMTQFMAIEKSYDEASDTRTYTVVGQVFFNSADKFIGHFDFKEAVDKVVIDVHRAHFWDISAVYALDKVVIKLRREGADVEVVGLNAASASLVDKYAVHNDPKKVEKLMGGH from the coding sequence ATGTTGTTATCTCAAAAAAAGAAAGACTGGTTGGGCAATGTCCGTGGTGACGTGCTAGCCGGTATTGTTGTTGCCTTGGCGTTAATTCCCGAAGCGATTGCCTTCTCGATTATCGCCGGTGTTGACCCTAAAGTCGGTTTGTATGCCTCGTTTACGATTGCGGTGGTGATTGCGATTGTCGGTGGGCGTCCGGGTATGATTTCAGCCGCGACGGCCGCGACCGCCTTGTTGATGATTAACTTGGTAAAAGACCATGGGTTGGAGTATTTGCTCGCGGCTGGGGTGTTAGCCGGGATCTTACAGATTTTGGCAGGTTATCTGCGGATGGATCGTTTTACCAGTTTTATTTCACGTTCGGTGATGGTCGGTTTTTTAAACGCCTTGGCGATTTTGATTTTTATGTCGCAATTACCTGAGTTAACCAATGTGACTTGGCATGTGTATGCTCTTACGGCATTCGGTTTGCTGATTGTCTATTTGTTTCCATATATCCCCAAAATCGGTCAGATGATTCCCTCGCCTTTGGTGGTGATTATTGTGTTAACCGCATTGGTGTTGGCGATGGGAATTGATGTCCGAACGATTGGTGATATGGGCGATTTACCGGATTCGATTCCAGTGTTTTTAATTCCGGATGTCCCGTTTAATTTAGACACCCTATGGATTATATTGCCCTATTCGGTCGCGATTGCGATTGTGGGGTTGTTAGAGTCATTAATGACCGCACAGGTGATTGACGAGATGACCGATACCGATTCTGACAAGGCGCGTGAATGTAAGGGTCAGGGTGTAGCAAATATTGCGTCCAGCTTTACCGGCGGTATGGCTGGTTGTGCGATGATCGGTCAATCGGTGATTAACGTGAAGTCCGGTGGACGAGGGCGGCTTTCAACCTTTGTCGCTGGGGCGGCATTATTAGTCTTTGTGGTGTTTGTGTCGGACTATTTATCCTTGGTGCCGATGGCGGCCTTGGTGGCGATTATGATTATGGTGTCGATTGGTACCTTTAGCTGGACTTCGATTCCTGAAATGCGCACCAACCCGTTTTCAGCGACCATTGTGATGCTGGCCACGGTGATTATTACCGTCTGGACGCATAACTTGGCGTTTGGCGTTATCTCAGGTGTGGTGATCGCTGCCTTGTTTATGGCCTATCGCATGACCCAGTTTATGGCGATTGAAAAGTCGTATGACGAAGCGAGCGATACGCGAACCTATACTGTGGTCGGTCAGGTGTTTTTTAACTCAGCCGATAAGTTTATTGGCCATTTTGATTTTAAAGAAGCGGTGGACAAGGTGGTGATTGACGTTCATCGCGCTCACTTTTGGGATATCAGTGCGGTTTATGCCTTGGACAAGGTGGTGATTAAATTACGCCGTGAAGGCGCTGATGTTGAGGTGGTGGGTTTGAATGCGGCCAGCGCCAGTCTAGTTGATAAGTATGCGGTGCATAATGATCCGAAAAAAGTCGAAAAACTGATGGGGGGACACTAA
- a CDS encoding single-stranded-DNA-specific exonuclease RecJ yields the protein MIKPPRIVQRSFNSNVYESALSLGLTPLQAKLVAQRLDSNERLNETLFPQLKYLQHPNQLKNAQQAAELIADAIQSQGVIVLATDYDTDGVTSAWVAHRALLDYFKVEKSRLIHLIGERKNGYGITDEMCDQILALEQPVNLVISADQGSSDEPRIARLAQAGIRVCVTDHHNIPEDGPPVSASCTVNPQQSDCEYDKTIAGCFVIFLVMTQVRQVLIQRGILPADSPSLKALTRHVALGTIADSVSLKSPNNRAIVLAGLQQINQFDQPTWQAFRQFNDNNNLPYNAEFLAFHVASRINAASRVNDVTSAFHFLNADNLEEAKHHLAQLEADNLERRQQQEAMMQQAFDKAAELYHPERFSLAIALEGNAGIQGIIASRIGEKYGLPTVAMTDLNDGTLAGSGRGVVPEIDLIQAFNQIESQQPGIFIAKGGHKGAAGCQIKREDYLAFAELLEQAVKQQLGDAIPSPVIETDGQLDAALLGLDLISQLEQLEPYGREWPQPQFEGRFKIIDLKVIGKTQTHLSLTLIPENANFTVKAVYFGALSQPDSPLPFLHEDWIYCVFQPKINRYMNKDSLQLMLQHAYKLD from the coding sequence ATGATAAAACCACCCCGTATTGTTCAACGTTCTTTTAACTCAAACGTTTACGAATCCGCACTTTCATTGGGTCTTACCCCTCTGCAGGCCAAACTGGTCGCTCAGCGGCTTGACTCAAACGAACGTCTAAACGAAACCCTGTTTCCACAACTTAAATATTTACAACATCCCAACCAGCTTAAAAATGCACAACAAGCCGCTGAACTCATCGCGGATGCGATTCAAAGCCAAGGCGTGATTGTGTTAGCAACGGATTACGATACCGACGGGGTAACCTCAGCATGGGTCGCACATCGTGCTCTACTTGATTACTTTAAGGTTGAAAAGTCACGCTTAATTCATCTCATCGGTGAACGTAAAAACGGTTACGGAATCACCGATGAAATGTGTGACCAGATTTTAGCCCTAGAGCAGCCCGTCAATCTTGTCATCTCAGCCGATCAAGGCTCAAGCGATGAACCACGCATCGCCAGACTTGCGCAAGCCGGCATTCGCGTCTGCGTTACAGATCACCATAATATTCCTGAAGACGGACCGCCTGTCAGTGCTAGCTGTACTGTCAATCCACAGCAGAGCGATTGCGAGTATGACAAAACTATTGCAGGCTGCTTCGTTATTTTTTTGGTCATGACGCAAGTGCGTCAGGTTTTGATTCAACGTGGTATCCTTCCCGCTGATAGTCCCAGCTTAAAAGCCCTGACTCGCCATGTCGCATTAGGCACCATTGCAGATAGTGTAAGCTTAAAAAGCCCAAATAATCGAGCTATCGTTCTGGCTGGACTCCAGCAGATTAACCAGTTTGATCAACCGACTTGGCAGGCATTTCGTCAGTTTAACGATAATAATAACTTACCCTACAACGCAGAATTTCTAGCCTTTCATGTTGCGTCACGCATTAACGCCGCAAGTCGCGTCAATGATGTCACCAGCGCGTTTCATTTTCTAAATGCCGATAATCTTGAAGAAGCCAAGCACCACCTTGCTCAGCTTGAAGCTGATAATTTAGAACGTCGGCAACAGCAGGAAGCCATGATGCAACAGGCTTTTGACAAGGCGGCTGAACTTTACCACCCAGAACGCTTCAGCTTAGCGATTGCACTGGAAGGTAATGCCGGAATTCAAGGTATTATTGCCAGTCGAATCGGTGAAAAATATGGCTTGCCAACCGTGGCGATGACTGACTTAAATGATGGCACACTAGCGGGAAGTGGCCGTGGGGTGGTGCCTGAAATCGACCTAATCCAAGCTTTTAATCAAATTGAAAGCCAACAACCGGGTATCTTTATCGCCAAGGGAGGCCATAAAGGTGCTGCCGGATGTCAGATTAAACGAGAAGACTACCTAGCTTTTGCCGAGTTACTTGAACAGGCCGTAAAGCAGCAATTAGGCGATGCGATCCCAAGCCCAGTCATTGAAACCGATGGTCAACTCGATGCAGCGCTACTTGGATTAGACCTCATCTCTCAGCTAGAACAGCTAGAACCCTATGGTCGCGAATGGCCACAGCCACAATTTGAAGGGCGCTTTAAAATTATTGATTTGAAAGTAATTGGAAAAACCCAAACCCACTTGTCACTGACCCTGATACCCGAAAACGCCAATTTTACTGTTAAAGCTGTTTATTTTGGCGCCTTATCTCAGCCTGATTCACCCCTTCCTTTTTTGCACGAAGACTGGATTTATTGCGTATTTCAACCAAAAATCAATCGTTATATGAACAAAGACAGCTTACAACTCATGCTTCAACATGCCTATAAACTCGATTAA